AATGGGGTTACATCAACTGGCTGAGAATCGAGCAAATCCTGAGACCGCAGCTCCTTCACCAGATCCACGACCAAACCGCCGTACCCCTCCTGGCGCTCATGATTGCCTCGAACATTGTGGGTCCAGCGGATCACTGGCAGAAAATGCACCGTTTGAACCCGGAAGCCGAACCTCTCCTCACCATGATGTCTCATGAACTCCAAAAAAAGGGAAATATTCTGTGGGAAGACGATGCAGGACGCCGCTTGATGGAACGTCTCAAGAGCGGCTGCGGGACGACGGACCTCGGGTGGGTCGATCCGGCTCAAATGGGGAATCTGCTGAGATCACTGCGGAAGAAATGAGTCGAAAGAACGCGCAAGCGCCTAGCGGATTCACTCAATTCTTTCGAGAAGGTTTGCTCTCTCGATGCATCCGGCGTATAAAGAAAAAGGTCATCATCCTTCAGCCCCCCTTTGAAGGGGGATGAAGAATGATGTGTGCCTGCCCACCCCCTCTGCCTCCCCTCGAAGGGGGAATTGGGGCGTTCAAGGATAAGCTCCCTCCAATCCTTGCCATGAGGGTTGATTTCATCCGGTGAATCAGCGGAGGATAAAAATGGATGTCGTGTTTCTCTCCAGGCTGCAGTTCGGTTTGACCACCGCCTTTCATATTATCTTTCCCACCCTGACGATAGGTCTTGCCCTCTACCTGGTCATCGTCGAATTCCTCTGGCTGAAAACCCGGGAAGAGATCTATTACCGCATGTACCGGTTTTGGGTGAAGATCTTCGCGATTCACTTCGCTGTGGGCGTTGTTACGGGAATCACTCTGGAATTCGAATTTGGGACCAATTTCGCCCGCTTTTCCCAGGCGGTGGCGAATGTGATCGCTCCCCTCCTTGCCTACGAAGGAATGACGGCCTTCTTCCTGGAGGCTGGATTTCTGGGCATTATGCTCTTCGGGTGGAACAGGGTTCCACGCGTCATCCATTTTCTCTCCACCTGTCTTGTAGCGCTCGGAGCGACCCTCTCCTCCTTTTGGATCATGGCGGCGAACTCCTGGATGCAGACGCCTGCGGGCTATGAACTGGTGGACGGCAAATTCATGGTCACCGACTTCTGGAAGGCGATTTTCAATCCATCCTTCCCCACGCACCTGATCCACATGGTGCTGGCATCCTACGAGACAGCGGCCTTCGTCGTGGCGGGAATCAGCGCCTATTTCCTGCTTCGGGAAAAAGACGTGCTCTTTTACCGCAAGTCGCTCAAGCTCGCGTTCCTCCTGGCTGTGATGATCGCTCCCCTGCAGGTTTTCGTGGGAGATCAGAAAGGGCTCGTCGTAGCGCACCACCAGCCGGCCAAACTGGCTGCCATGGAATCCCACTGGGAAACCAACACAGAGGGAGGCGCCCCCTTTGTGCTCTTCGCCATACCCGATATGGAGGCGGAAAGAAACCGTTTCGAAGTCACTGTGCCCAATGGCCTCAGCCTCCTCATCACCCACTCGATGAACGGCAAAATCCAGGGGCTCAAGGACTTCCCTCCCCAGGATCGCCCTAATGCACTCATCACCTATTGGACGTTTCGAATCATGGTGGGAATAGGGTTTCTCTTTCCGGCCGTCATGCTCTGGGGGATCGTTCTCTGGTGGCGCAACAGGCTCTTCGACACTCCCCTTTTCCTGAAAACCCTGGTAGCCATACAGCCCCTCGGTTTCATCGCCACCGTCTCCGGTTGGGTCACCGCTGAAATGGGTCGCCAGCCGTGGGTCGTCTATGGGCTGCTGCGGACTACCGATGGAGTTTCTCCCATTGCGGCGGGAAACGTGATCTGGTCCCTGACGCTTTTCATGTTTTTCTTCGCCCTCATCGGAGCGAGCTACTTTTTCTATGTTTTGAGGACTCTTCGGCGGGGTCCGGACCTCACCAGTCCCATTCCACCGGTGCAAAGACCCGCGGGCATGCGGCCCGTCAAGGATTCAATGTAATATCAGGTTTACAGATAATGTAGGATTTAGGGAGTTGGCAGATTCCAATATTCCATTACTCACTATTCACCACGGAGACACGGAGGGCACGGAGAAGATTTTGGAATTCTTATGGAATCCTTCTGCGATCTTTGTGCCTCCTTGGTAAACGGGGATTTCAAGAGCGACTCACTCCCTTATGGAGGTCGATAGATGGATCTGGTTCATTTGTGGCTCTGCCTGGTCGGACTCGTCATCATTCTCTATGTGGTTCTCGACGGTTTCAGTTTGGGTGTGGGCATGCTTTTTCCCACTGCCCGAAACGAGGAAGAACGCGATGTGCTCATGAACAGCATCGCTCCCATCTGGGATGCAAATCAGACATGGCTCGTATTTGGCGGCGGGGCGCTTTTTGCGACCTTTCCCATGGTGTATACGATTCTTTTTAGCGCCCTCTACATTCCTCTCCTCACCTTCATTTTCGGACTGATCTTCCGGGGGGTTGCTTTCGAATTCCGGGCCAACTCCACAAGAAAGACCAAATGGAACAGGGCCTTCTTCCTGGGAAGCGTAGTAGCGGTATTCGCTCAGGGGATCACCCTGGGCGGGTATATTTCCGGAACCACCGTGGTGGACGGTCATTTCGCGGGAGGTCCTTTCGACTGGCTCCATGCCTTTTCCGTCATGGTCGGCCTGGCGCTCATCGCCGGCTACAGTCTTTTGGGGGCCACTTATCTCATCATCAAGACCACCGGAACCGTGCAGGAACGCGCCCGCCGCCAGGCCTTTTGGCTGGCCCTGGTAGTGGGAGGGTTCATGCTCCTGGTGAGCGTTTGGACGCCGGTTCACGATCCCTCCATTCCGGCCCGGTGGTTCAGTGTTCCCCGCGTCTATTTCATCTGGACCTTCCCTCTGCTGGGGGTCGTTGCGTTTTTTACACTTCTGAAAAGCCTGATGGCGAAAAAATCCGTCACGCCTTTCCTGAGTGCGATAGTGCTTTTCATATCCGCTTACCTGGGCTTGCTCGCAGCCCTCTATCCCTATGCCATCCCGCCTGCCGTCACGGTTCTCGAGGCCGCATCCCAGCGGGAAACCCTCATCTTCACCCTTTGGGGGGCATGCCTGGTCCTGCCGGTGGTACTCGGTTACACCATCTACAGCTACTGGGTGTTTCGGGGCAAAGTGGTGGCTGAAGAAGGCTACCATTAGTCTTGCAAAGGGCTAGTCCAGCTCCAATTCGATTTCTTCAAAAACATCTTCCATGCTGTACAGAAATTTATCCGCCTGAGCAAGGTCCCAGTCGGCAATACTCTTCTCGATGCTCTTATGGAGATTCTTGAGCTTCCCATGATATTTCAGGAGCACTTCTCCGAGCCTTGTCCCTTCATGGCGATAAAGGAGCTGATCCAGTTCTCCGGTCAATTCATAAAGAGAGGGATTCCGGAGCGGCCGGGCCGGGTCGAAACGCCCCAGGTGGCGCGCCAGGTGGGGATAAGTCCTTTCCAGGTCCGGTTCATAATGGGGCCGGACCGTGACGGTCAACTGCATATACTTGCTCATGGCCGATCTCCTTATCGAGACGCCCCAGGTGGCGCGCCAGGTGGGGATAAGTCCTTTCCAGGTCCGGTTCATAATGGGGCCGGACCGTGACGGTCAACTGCATATACTTGCTCATGGCCGATCTCCTTTTAAAAAATGGAAGTCTCATCCTCTTGGACTGTTTTTACATCATTATGCTTTATGGCGATATGAAAATCAGGGGATGGCCGTCAGGCTTTTCCATCCCGTTTTTATCCGCAGATTACGCAGATTTTCGCAGATTAAAAATGAGTGACGCGGCCAACAGGTTGTCCGTGTCACCCCTGGAAATAGC
This region of Desulforhabdus amnigena genomic DNA includes:
- a CDS encoding cytochrome ubiquinol oxidase subunit I — its product is MDVVFLSRLQFGLTTAFHIIFPTLTIGLALYLVIVEFLWLKTREEIYYRMYRFWVKIFAIHFAVGVVTGITLEFEFGTNFARFSQAVANVIAPLLAYEGMTAFFLEAGFLGIMLFGWNRVPRVIHFLSTCLVALGATLSSFWIMAANSWMQTPAGYELVDGKFMVTDFWKAIFNPSFPTHLIHMVLASYETAAFVVAGISAYFLLREKDVLFYRKSLKLAFLLAVMIAPLQVFVGDQKGLVVAHHQPAKLAAMESHWETNTEGGAPFVLFAIPDMEAERNRFEVTVPNGLSLLITHSMNGKIQGLKDFPPQDRPNALITYWTFRIMVGIGFLFPAVMLWGIVLWWRNRLFDTPLFLKTLVAIQPLGFIATVSGWVTAEMGRQPWVVYGLLRTTDGVSPIAAGNVIWSLTLFMFFFALIGASYFFYVLRTLRRGPDLTSPIPPVQRPAGMRPVKDSM
- the cydB gene encoding cytochrome d ubiquinol oxidase subunit II, translated to MDLVHLWLCLVGLVIILYVVLDGFSLGVGMLFPTARNEEERDVLMNSIAPIWDANQTWLVFGGGALFATFPMVYTILFSALYIPLLTFIFGLIFRGVAFEFRANSTRKTKWNRAFFLGSVVAVFAQGITLGGYISGTTVVDGHFAGGPFDWLHAFSVMVGLALIAGYSLLGATYLIIKTTGTVQERARRQAFWLALVVGGFMLLVSVWTPVHDPSIPARWFSVPRVYFIWTFPLLGVVAFFTLLKSLMAKKSVTPFLSAIVLFISAYLGLLAALYPYAIPPAVTVLEAASQRETLIFTLWGACLVLPVVLGYTIYSYWVFRGKVVAEEGYH